A window from Mytilus trossulus isolate FHL-02 unplaced genomic scaffold, PNRI_Mtr1.1.1.hap1 h1tg000122l__unscaffolded, whole genome shotgun sequence encodes these proteins:
- the LOC134700101 gene encoding innexin unc-9-like isoform X2, with protein MDSIIGSVGRVANVKVRNDDDIVDRLNHFYTTGILIIFTVVVSARQYVGDPIRCWCPAEFPGTHVDYTNNLCWIKDTYYIPMESQVPSLEHMHLRKEKEINYYQWVPVMLLIQALLFYLPCIIWRILNGHSGINVDRIVSLASDAMMESPENRARSLKYLVRHLDRCLDNQRETRHACCVKLRHILSANLNLLCGRKYGNFLVAVYFLMKILYIMNAIGQLFLLNEFLGSNYKVYGFEVLQELTEGKEWSGSHRFPKVTMCDFRIRQITNLQHYSVQCVLPINIFNEKIYIFMWFWLVFVSICTCVNFVMWFWYMLFPSTRIHFVKKFLKLMERITTGPERKLVGRFVLDYLRHDGVFTLRLIGKNSSEIVVAEIVAGLWDIYRSKKSIQIRTNITGHDLNVIEGEDV; from the coding sequence aTGGACAGTATTATTGGGTCGGTTGGGAGAGTTGCCAACGTTAAAGTCCGTAACGACGATGACATTGTTGATAGACTAAATCATTTCTATACGACTGGaatattgattatatttacTGTAGTAGTTTCCGCTCGGCAATATGTCGGCGATCCCATTAGGTGCTGGTGCCCTGCAGAATTTCCTGGTACCCATGTCgattatacaaacaatttatgTTGGATAAAAGACACTTATTATATTCCAATGGAATCTCAAGTTCCATCACTAGAGCATATGCATCTCCGAAAAGAAAAGGAAATTAACTATTACCAATGGGTACCAGTTATGCTCCTCATTCAAgccttattattttatttaccttGTATAATCTGGCGGATTTTGAATGGACATTCTGGTATAAATGTGGATCGAATAGTAAGCTTGGCAAGCGATGCAATGATGGAAAGCCCAGAAAACAGAGCCAGGAGTCTCAAATATCTGGTGAGACATTTGGATCGTTGCCTTGACAATCAAAGAGAAACGAGACATGCGTGTTGTGTTAAATTAAGGCACATCCTGTCTGcaaatttaaatttgctgtGCGGAAGAAAGTATGGAAATTTTCTAGTAGCTGTGTACTTTCTGATGAAAATTCTGTATATCATGAATGCAATTGGACaactttttctattaaatgaatTTTTAGGATCTAATTACAAGGTTTATGGATTTGAAGTGCTGCAAGAACTAACGGAGGGAAAGGAATGGTCAGGTTCACATAGGTTTCCCAAAGTAACAATGTGTGACTTCCGGATCCGGCAAATTACAAATCTTCAGCACTACAGCGTTCAATGTGTTCTTCCGATCAATATTTTCAATGAgaagatttatatatttatgtggTTTTGGTTAGTGTTTGTATCTATATGCACGTGTGTAAATTTTGTAATGTGGTTCTGGTACATGCTTTTTCCATCGACAAGaattcattttgttaaaaagttTCTAAAACTTATGGAACGGATCACTACTGGTCCTGAAAGGAAACTTGTAGGTAGATTTGTGTTAGATTATTTACGACATGACGGTGTATTTACATTGCGACTCATTGGAAAAAATTCTAGTGAGATAGTTGTAGCAGAAATAGTAGCCGGCTTATGGGATATTTATCGCAGCAAAAAGTCAATACAGATCCGAACTAACATAACTGGACATGATCTAAATGTTATAGAAGGGGAAGATGTGTGA
- the LOC134700101 gene encoding innexin unc-9-like isoform X1: MMDSIIGSVGRVANVKVRNDDDIVDRLNHFYTTGILIIFTVVVSARQYVGDPIRCWCPAEFPGTHVDYTNNLCWIKDTYYIPMESQVPSLEHMHLRKEKEINYYQWVPVMLLIQALLFYLPCIIWRILNGHSGINVDRIVSLASDAMMESPENRARSLKYLVRHLDRCLDNQRETRHACCVKLRHILSANLNLLCGRKYGNFLVAVYFLMKILYIMNAIGQLFLLNEFLGSNYKVYGFEVLQELTEGKEWSGSHRFPKVTMCDFRIRQITNLQHYSVQCVLPINIFNEKIYIFMWFWLVFVSICTCVNFVMWFWYMLFPSTRIHFVKKFLKLMERITTGPERKLVGRFVLDYLRHDGVFTLRLIGKNSSEIVVAEIVAGLWDIYRSKKSIQIRTNITGHDLNVIEGEDV, encoded by the exons AT gaTGGACAGTATTATTGGGTCGGTTGGGAGAGTTGCCAACGTTAAAGTCCGTAACGACGATGACATTGTTGATAGACTAAATCATTTCTATACGACTGGaatattgattatatttacTGTAGTAGTTTCCGCTCGGCAATATGTCGGCGATCCCATTAGGTGCTGGTGCCCTGCAGAATTTCCTGGTACCCATGTCgattatacaaacaatttatgTTGGATAAAAGACACTTATTATATTCCAATGGAATCTCAAGTTCCATCACTAGAGCATATGCATCTCCGAAAAGAAAAGGAAATTAACTATTACCAATGGGTACCAGTTATGCTCCTCATTCAAgccttattattttatttaccttGTATAATCTGGCGGATTTTGAATGGACATTCTGGTATAAATGTGGATCGAATAGTAAGCTTGGCAAGCGATGCAATGATGGAAAGCCCAGAAAACAGAGCCAGGAGTCTCAAATATCTGGTGAGACATTTGGATCGTTGCCTTGACAATCAAAGAGAAACGAGACATGCGTGTTGTGTTAAATTAAGGCACATCCTGTCTGcaaatttaaatttgctgtGCGGAAGAAAGTATGGAAATTTTCTAGTAGCTGTGTACTTTCTGATGAAAATTCTGTATATCATGAATGCAATTGGACaactttttctattaaatgaatTTTTAGGATCTAATTACAAGGTTTATGGATTTGAAGTGCTGCAAGAACTAACGGAGGGAAAGGAATGGTCAGGTTCACATAGGTTTCCCAAAGTAACAATGTGTGACTTCCGGATCCGGCAAATTACAAATCTTCAGCACTACAGCGTTCAATGTGTTCTTCCGATCAATATTTTCAATGAgaagatttatatatttatgtggTTTTGGTTAGTGTTTGTATCTATATGCACGTGTGTAAATTTTGTAATGTGGTTCTGGTACATGCTTTTTCCATCGACAAGaattcattttgttaaaaagttTCTAAAACTTATGGAACGGATCACTACTGGTCCTGAAAGGAAACTTGTAGGTAGATTTGTGTTAGATTATTTACGACATGACGGTGTATTTACATTGCGACTCATTGGAAAAAATTCTAGTGAGATAGTTGTAGCAGAAATAGTAGCCGGCTTATGGGATATTTATCGCAGCAAAAAGTCAATACAGATCCGAACTAACATAACTGGACATGATCTAAATGTTATAGAAGGGGAAGATGTGTGA